GTCCCAGAGCCACGCATTCATCTCACGGTACCCGACGATCTGACGATTACCGATCCACTGCACGCCCAAACGGTGTTGCGCTGCGTGCAGGAGATCGTCACGAACACCATCCGTCACGCGAACGCCACCACCCTGTGGATCGAGCTCGTCACGTCGAACGGTGAGATCACCTTGCGTGCGCGAGACGATGGTCGAGGCGCGAAGGAGATCCGTTCTGGGCATGGCCTGACCGGGATGCGGGAGCGCGTGGAGTTGGTGGGTGGCCGGCTCGATGTCCGCGCGAAGCCGGCGCGGGGCTTCGAGGTCGACGCCTGGATTCCCGTGTCCGGAGACGGCTCATGATCCGGGTCTGCGTGGTCGAGGATCAGACGCTGGTGCGACAAGGCATCCACACGCTGCTCGACCTTGTGGACGATATCGAGGTGATCGCGGAAGCACGCGACGGCGAAGAGGCACTGGAAGTCATTCCGCGGGTCAAGCCGGATGTCGTGCTCCTGGACATGTACTTGCCCAAGCGGAGCGGGCTCGACGTCCTCAACGCCCTCCAGTGGTCGAACGCGCTGCCGCCCACGCTGATCCTCACCACGTTCGACGAGGACCATCTCGTGATCGGCGGCTTACGCGCCGGTGCGAGGGGCTTTTTGCTCAAGGACGTCTCCCTCGAGCAATTGACAACGGCGATTCGGCGCTTGGCGAGCGGCGGCACACTCGTACAGCCGGCCCTCACCGCGCGACTTCGGCAACAGCCACCGCGCGTGCGGTGCGACTTTCCAAGCCTTCCGTCGCCGGACCCACTCAGTGGACGCGAGCTGGAGATCCTGCGTCTCATGGCTCGGGGCTATAGCAACCGGGAGATCGCGGAGGCGCTGACCATCACGGAAGGCACCGTGAAGAACCATGTCTCCGTCATCTTGTCGAAGATGGGCGTCCGCGATCGGACGCGTGCCGTCTTGAAAGCGCTCGAAGCGGGTGTCTTGGAATAGACCCTTCGTTCTGCGTCCCCCTCGCCTGGAGGAGACCATGACTGCGTTCGAGGATCTCGGGCTCAGGTTCGTTCGCTGGGGAGCTGGCTTGCTCGTGTTGGGCCTCCTCACAGGATATGGCCCGTTGGGTCATTACCTGCACGGCGGCGTCGAGGTCGCATGTCCGTGGGCACCCGTCCATGCGCACGTCACGCTGCTCGGATGGGTCGGGATGACGCTCTTCGGCTTGGTGTATCGTGCGATACCCGGTTGGTCGAACGGAGCGATACCCTCGATTGCATTGGCCCAGACGCAGTTCTACCTGAGTGTCGCAGCGGTTCTCGGTGTGTTCCTGAACGGCATTGTCGGCTACCGCATTCTCGACCATCTCTCGGACGGCTTCTACTACGAGCCAGACACGCCCACCCTGAACTTGTGGCTGTCGGTGGACGGCGCCTTCTTGTCGCTCTACGGTGTTGGCTGTGTGCTGTTCTTGATGGTGCTGCTGCGCTCGACACAGTACAGCGCACAGAGCTCTCCTACTCCCTGAGGCTAGCGCGACGTCCCCGAGCTCCGAGGCCCGTGGCTCGTCGTCCGGTCGCCAACGTTTCAATCACCGGACATTCGGACTGCGTCTGTCTTGTCGCCCCGCGCTCATCGAGGGTGCGCTCACAATCCGCCAAATACGCTGAGAGCGTCGTCCGAAACTCCTCGAGCTCAGCGAGCTTCACTTCCACGTCGGTCATTTTCGTGCGCAGGAGATCGCGCACCTGTCGGCACCTCTTCAGGCCGCCTTGATCGTGATAACCCACGAGATTGCGTACCTCCCGCAGCGTGAGGCCGAGCGCTTGCGCCTGCTTGATGAACCGCAGGCGCCCGAGCGTGTGCGGGGAATACAGGCGGAAGCCGCCGCTGGTGCGACTGACGGGCGAGAGGAGGCCCAGCCGCTCGTAGTATCTGAGCGTATCCCGCGTCAGCCCGCTACGACCCGCCAGCTCGCCAATGTGATACGCGGCGCTCGTCGGTGACGACAACATGGTTGAGCCACCCCCTCCACTGTAGGTCACTCACCAGTATGCACTCTGGAGCTCACTCCAGAGTCAAGCGCCTCGCGTTCCTGGTCACCTTGTAGGTGATGTCGGATCCCTGCCTCCTCTACGAATCAGGCCCCGAACGCCTCTCCATCTCGACGGTCGTGGTCACGTCAATCGCCTTGTGGATCGAACGGTACACAGGGCAGTGCTCCTTGTGGATCCGATGGACCCGCTCGACGACGTCTCCAGCGTCCGCGGGTGTAGCGAAACGATAGTGGACCCTAATGCGGCGCAGCACGAGCACGCCATCCTCGATCTCCACATCCCCTTCGGCCTCGGCGGTGAGGTTACCTCCGCTCGCCTGAATCCCGCGCGCCTCCAGCGCGCCCCCAAAGGTTCCCAACAGTCAACCGCCCGCAGCGGCGACGATGTAATCGAGGGTCGTGGCATGGGGCTCGGCGACGTCGCCGCGGATCCCATAGTGCGCGGCAATGGGCCCATGCGCGCCAAAGCGCACGGGCTCCTGTTCAGCAGGCAAATACGCGAGCCTCAGTGGACCGGCGACGCGCTCGACTCGTACCCGTGAGACGTAGATCGGCTCGGACATCCTTGACCTCCGCCCAAGATTGTAAGCCCTGTTCAAGGGTGGGCCACCGCAGCAGGCGTGGTGAAGCTCTGGAGTTCGAGCGATGACGCTGAGCAGATTACCGTAGATGGGGTACGGGAAAGCAGTCCGTCCGCTCCTTCGAAACAGCGGACGGACTGCCGTGTCGGACTACTGCGACGCCTGATCGGCCAGCTTCGGCCAGTTGGCATCGGCCTTGGCCACCGTGCCAGCC
This region of Luteitalea sp. genomic DNA includes:
- a CDS encoding response regulator produces the protein MIRVCVVEDQTLVRQGIHTLLDLVDDIEVIAEARDGEEALEVIPRVKPDVVLLDMYLPKRSGLDVLNALQWSNALPPTLILTTFDEDHLVIGGLRAGARGFLLKDVSLEQLTTAIRRLASGGTLVQPALTARLRQQPPRVRCDFPSLPSPDPLSGRELEILRLMARGYSNREIAEALTITEGTVKNHVSVILSKMGVRDRTRAVLKALEAGVLE
- a CDS encoding MerR family transcriptional regulator, which encodes MLSSPTSAAYHIGELAGRSGLTRDTLRYYERLGLLSPVSRTSGGFRLYSPHTLGRLRFIKQAQALGLTLREVRNLVGYHDQGGLKRCRQVRDLLRTKMTDVEVKLAELEEFRTTLSAYLADCERTLDERGATRQTQSECPVIETLATGRRATGLGARGRRASLRE